A genomic segment from Mesotoga infera encodes:
- a CDS encoding fucose isomerase, which yields WKPSLAKKAGKELMKAEVEATIFNYAIWCWPHLSVMASLYAPGPFLTYGQINPSYPGMVGQLAAAGALEQVGIMPERVWGNPEDSDVIERVMHFLRAASAAARLKGERYGMFGGRPMGMYTASANGDQWLKEFGVDVEQIDQYELVVRAEKVPKDVTKAAREWLEKLATVKYDGKQLTPEKLEKQIALYEAALSIIKEYELDFVGFKGQPEMTNNYATMDIVEAFLNDPYDWHGSKETIVAATETDMDGALTMEIFKHIAQSPVLFADVRHYFEEENLLDLCNSGTHATYFAGKSMNPEDNLKHVELYPEDFYFPAGGAAVKHFAAPGRVTLARLARQNGEYIMTIVPGEFVKLSEAEEKKLSEKVQIEWPHAYVKLDTDMETFLRYYPCNHTHGVYGDFVEELVQFCDIKGIDYQILAE from the coding sequence CTGGAAGCCTTCGCTCGCGAAGAAAGCCGGCAAGGAACTGATGAAGGCCGAGGTTGAGGCCACGATATTTAACTACGCTATCTGGTGCTGGCCGCATCTTTCCGTGATGGCCTCGCTTTATGCACCAGGCCCCTTCCTCACCTATGGACAGATCAATCCCTCTTACCCGGGTATGGTAGGCCAGCTGGCGGCAGCAGGTGCCCTAGAACAGGTCGGAATAATGCCTGAAAGGGTATGGGGCAATCCAGAAGATTCGGATGTAATTGAAAGAGTAATGCACTTCTTGAGGGCTGCTTCGGCGGCCGCAAGGCTGAAAGGTGAAAGATACGGGATGTTCGGCGGCCGCCCGATGGGAATGTACACGGCTTCGGCCAACGGTGATCAGTGGCTTAAGGAGTTCGGTGTCGATGTGGAACAGATCGACCAGTATGAACTGGTAGTCAGGGCGGAAAAAGTACCAAAAGACGTCACAAAAGCAGCTAGAGAGTGGCTTGAAAAGCTTGCAACTGTAAAGTACGACGGCAAACAGCTTACACCTGAAAAACTGGAGAAGCAGATCGCGCTCTACGAGGCCGCGCTCAGTATCATAAAAGAGTACGAGCTGGATTTTGTTGGCTTCAAAGGTCAGCCCGAGATGACGAACAACTACGCAACGATGGACATAGTAGAGGCCTTCCTCAATGATCCGTACGACTGGCACGGTTCAAAGGAAACAATCGTTGCGGCTACCGAAACGGACATGGATGGAGCTCTGACCATGGAGATCTTCAAGCATATTGCTCAGTCTCCAGTTCTATTTGCAGACGTGAGACATTACTTCGAAGAAGAAAACCTGCTAGATCTCTGTAACTCGGGCACGCACGCGACTTATTTTGCAGGAAAATCTATGAATCCCGAAGACAATCTCAAACACGTAGAACTGTATCCCGAGGACTTCTACTTCCCTGCAGGAGGAGCTGCCGTAAAGCATTTCGCGGCACCTGGGCGAGTTACCCTTGCCAGGCTTGCGAGACAGAACGGCGAGTACATCATGACAATAGTACCGGGAGAGTTCGTTAAGCTCTCCGAAGCCGAAGAGAAGAAGCTGTCGGAGAAGGTCCAGATCGAATGGCCGCATGCATATGTGAAGCTGGATACGGACATGGAAACCTTCCTGAGATACTACCCGTGCAACCACACTCACGGTGTCTACGGCGATTTTGTAGAGGAACTGGTACAGTTCTGTGATATAAAAGGTATTGATTACCAGATTCTTGCAGAGTAA
- a CDS encoding transaldolase: MLYIDGICEKSVELVKQPVFAGITTNPTILKRDRPGWGLMDAMKFLSKVPGERHFVQGSLSSTDWIQKVKEFIKKSDFDPEFFIIKLPWDPQKASTIVPQLNDIGVGVCATAVYTLQQYYAAVSMEVEYVAVYFDRMMKASIDPDSRITEMLDIGDWHSNAPRIIAASIKDIESANKLISLGVHDLTLPIEIAAEYIKGSFPADDLNRFEEDFKL, from the coding sequence ATGTTATACATTGACGGTATTTGCGAAAAGAGCGTTGAACTCGTTAAACAACCGGTTTTTGCCGGAATCACCACTAACCCTACAATACTGAAAAGAGATAGGCCGGGATGGGGTCTTATGGATGCAATGAAATTCCTCTCAAAGGTCCCGGGCGAGAGACACTTCGTTCAGGGTAGCCTCTCTTCGACCGATTGGATTCAAAAGGTGAAGGAATTCATAAAGAAGAGCGATTTCGATCCCGAATTCTTTATAATCAAACTGCCCTGGGATCCGCAGAAGGCTTCTACTATCGTCCCTCAGCTGAACGATATTGGAGTTGGAGTTTGTGCTACGGCCGTTTACACTTTACAGCAGTACTACGCAGCGGTCAGTATGGAAGTTGAGTATGTGGCCGTGTACTTCGACAGAATGATGAAGGCGAGTATAGATCCCGACTCGAGAATCACAGAGATGCTCGACATTGGCGACTGGCATTCAAACGCCCCTAGAATCATAGCGGCCAGCATCAAGGACATCGAGAGCGCCAACAAGCTAATCTCGCTTGGCGTTCATGATCTCACCTTGCCGATCGAAATCGCAGCCGAGTACATTAAAGGCAGTTTCCCGGCAGACGATCTCAACAGATTCGAGGAAGACTTCAAGTTATGA
- a CDS encoding carbohydrate kinase, whose amino-acid sequence MNDRSKQVLCSGEILFDFISREPMKGLEGTTLFEKKPGGAPFNISVGLHRLGVPMEFLAKIGMDEFGSALLDYLKSLGISTGYVIREQGTKTPIAFAALDDEGKPEFRFYWDHAAHLSLKSEEIREIDPLNFSLFHFGAIVLLEEPSASTYLELFERFSSRGVKTSFDPNIRRSAIEDHDSFRTIVREIISRVDILKLSDDDLLYICDSDNLDEALSRLEVRPDTLVFITLGSRGSTVYRGKTSVRREGFKVRVAETTGCGDSFMAAVISRLYNMDDEELRDLTEEDLGSILAFANAEAAIVATRYGGASSMPTESEVNQFLKERGVDR is encoded by the coding sequence ATGAACGATCGGTCAAAACAGGTTCTTTGCTCCGGAGAGATTCTCTTCGATTTCATCTCGAGAGAACCTATGAAAGGCCTGGAGGGCACCACCCTGTTTGAAAAGAAACCGGGTGGTGCACCTTTCAACATATCTGTCGGTCTTCACAGACTGGGAGTTCCTATGGAATTTCTCGCCAAAATCGGCATGGACGAGTTTGGTAGCGCGCTTCTCGATTATCTTAAGTCTCTTGGAATATCTACCGGTTACGTGATTAGAGAACAGGGAACGAAGACACCTATAGCCTTTGCGGCTTTGGACGATGAGGGGAAGCCTGAATTCAGATTCTACTGGGATCACGCAGCCCATCTGTCACTCAAGTCAGAAGAAATAAGAGAGATAGACCCTCTGAACTTTTCTCTTTTCCATTTTGGCGCGATAGTTCTCCTTGAAGAGCCGTCGGCATCCACTTATCTGGAACTGTTCGAAAGGTTCAGTTCAAGAGGAGTCAAAACTTCATTCGACCCCAACATTCGAAGAAGCGCAATAGAAGATCACGATTCATTCAGGACCATAGTCAGAGAAATCATATCCAGGGTCGACATTCTCAAGCTCAGCGACGACGATCTGCTATATATATGTGACAGCGACAATCTCGATGAGGCTCTGTCTCGGCTCGAAGTCAGACCGGACACGCTCGTCTTTATCACCCTCGGAAGCAGAGGATCCACTGTTTATCGCGGAAAGACATCCGTGAGGAGAGAGGGTTTCAAAGTAAGAGTGGCCGAGACCACCGGTTGCGGGGACTCTTTCATGGCCGCAGTAATCTCGAGGCTCTACAATATGGACGACGAAGAACTGCGTGATCTTACCGAAGAAGATCTGGGAAGCATTCTCGCTTTTGCCAACGCAGAGGCGGCGATCGTCGCGACAAGATATGGCGGAGCAAGCTCAATGCCAACCGAAAGCGAAGTGAACCAGTTCCTGAAGGAGCGGGGTGTAGATCGTTGA